Below is a genomic region from Desulfobacter sp..
TTTTGCAAATTCCTCGTTTAAATGCATAGGGTTAAAATCCCCTGAGATGCCGGCAAAAAGGTAGACATCGGTCTCGGAAATGGTCTTGGTAAACGAGGCGAACATCCCGATTTCCAGTTGATCATAGGGGTATCCCAGCTCAAACTTGGGCCCTTGATCGATTGGCCTGAAATGGTCGATATCCATGATCGTGCCCGTGGTCTTTTTGGCAAACATAGCTTCCACACGCAGCCCTTTTTTCATCTGGGACAAAGGCATACCTTTGACAATATGGGCAAAAGAGGTGTCTGCCCCGTCCAATTTAATCAGAGCGGTGATATAGGGCGGTTTGACAGGCTGGTGGGGTTCTTCGTACCGAACTATGGTAAATCCCTCCACCACCCCTGTATTGGACAATTCCACCCAGTTTTCAGAAATATCTTCAAAACAAACCTCACAGCTGGACCTGGGCGGCACAAACACCTTGTCGCAAGTATTGCATTTGAGCCCCATGATCTTTTTGTCATCCCGGATGGAAATGATGAACCGGGAGCTGGTGCGCCCGGCAAAATACTGATAGGGCAGGGCCAGTTTTCCGTCAATGGTAAAGCAGTCTTCTGTGGTTGTTGTCATGGTCTTTCCCCCATCAGTCATCAATGATTTCAAAATATTTGATATCCGTTACCGTGCCCACCCGGACATCGTTCCACACCGGTCTGACCCTCACCCCTCTTTTGGCCCTGGGAATATCTTCAGCCTTGAGCTCATGCCACATGGTCTCGTGATCGCGGCAGCCGTCCAAAAGAAAATGGCAGGAGCAATAGGGGTTTTCCCGGGTTTCCCCGGTCAAAGGATCCGGGCTGGCATAATAGGCCACATCCGGGGTTGAAATAATCCCTTCAGGCCCGATCTCAACAAATTCCTCGCAGGAGACCACGCACTCGGCACAGACCTCCCTAGGCGGAATCTGGAGCCTGTTGCAGGAGGGACACTTGTTTGCCAGGATCTTCTTCTCTTTAAGGGCATTGAGAAACCGGCCCATGACAGGTCCTGTGGAAAAGGTCTGGGGAATGGAAAACACCTGTTTGAGCACCAAAAGCTCTTCCCCATCTTCCTGTGCCCCCGGAGGGCTGTATTTTTGAAAAAACCGGGCAGCTTTGGTCAAAATGTCCAGGTCGCCTTCCACCTTAAGCTTGCCCGAGGAAAAGGCCGTCATCCCGTCCAGCTTGCCCAGGGTAATGTCGATCCAGTCCGTATCGGCACAGGTGGTGGTGACATGGGGATCCACAATCCCCTCAACCACCCTTACTTCGCCGTTGTTCACGCAGACCGTCCACTTGCCCCCGTTCTCTCCTGTAATAACATATCCGAAATTGGCGCTTATCCCTGCAACCCCCTCGGGAATGACCCGATCTTCCATGGTGGCAAAAATATCAGCAACCCGATTGTCCCTTGTTTCTTCACTCATAAATTCTCTCCTGTCTGTAAATGGACCTGGAATCTTTTATTGGTGTACACGTTTCAGGTTGAATCCTCAGCCCGGCTATTTCACGCCTTAAGCCCGATCTTCAGCCCGGCCAGTTCTCGGCATCTCCTGGTTAAAGCCTGGGAGCGTCTTTGGTCAGCAGAACCAGCACCGTCCACATGGTGCCGCCAAACCCCGAAGCCAATGCCGTGTTCACCTCTTTGGCCACCTGGTGTTCCTTGGCCCTGCCCATGATCTGCATGGCCGCCTCAGCCACCCTGACCATGGCCGTGGCCCCGATGGGATTGGAGGCAATCACCCCGCCGGAAGGGTTGACGGGAAACTCCCCGTCAATGGCAATCTCTCCGTTTTCAACCATTTTCAGGTGCTCGTCCCCTTCTAAAAGGAGAAACTCCCTGAGCCAGTCCAGGCCCCACCATGAAAAAGGGTCATACATCTCCATCATGTCGATCTCTTGTCTCGGATCTTTGATGCCATTTCTGTTGAACAGCTTTTCTGCGTCCACTCTATGGGTCATGGTCACGGGGGCATCACCGAAAATCGCAAAATTTTCCTCCCGGTGAACGGTGACATGATCCTTGATCCAGGCGGGCTGGTCGCAGTGTTCAAGGGCTTTTTTTTCCGAGGCAAAAATCATGACACAGGCCCCGTCGCTCTGGGAGCACATGTGGATGAGCCTCAGTTCACCCACAAGCGCCGGAGAGTTTGCAGCCATATCATCGGCCTGGTCAAATTCAAGGCCCAGCCTGCGGTGGGCTTTTTCATTTTTCATGGCATGCTTGTCCATGGTGATCCGATATTTCATGGAGGCTTTTTTGGCCCGTTCCTCGCCAAACTCCTCAATGATCTGGGTGGCGGTCATCCCGGTCAAGGCGCCTGTCTGGAGTTTCCGGGTCCACAAGGGATCTGCCATGTTGGTGATCCCGCCCGTGGTATGGCCCTCCTGGAGTTTTTCAAATCCAATGGCCATGACCACATCGTGAAGGCCCGAAGCCACCAGGGAATCCACCGCACAGACCAAAGTAGCCCCGGTGGTGCCGCCGGTGGTGACCCTGAGGCTTTCCCTGCCCAGGGTTCCTGTGCCCAGGGTGTGCCAGAGGTCGGGCTGGTGGACCATTTCAAAAAGCTCCATATTGCCGTGGACCACGCAGTCAATGTCCGCCATGGTCATGCCGGCATCGTCCAGGGCCTCAACCACGGCCTCGTGGATCATTTCCGGCTGGTTCACCTCTTCCCTGTGGCTGGAGTAAACCGACTGCCCCACCCCGATAATGCCTACGTTTCTATTTTTTTTAATCTCTTTCATCGTCTAATCCCTTTCAAGTGTTACCACGGAATGAAATTGGCCGGCTGGTCCCATAACCCCATGGGCAAGGGCGGTTCTCGGATCATCTGCCTGGATATCCCCTGCCTTGCCCATGAGCTGGAGGGCGGCATCCGCAGCTCTGACAAATCCGCCGAGCATCAGGGGGTTGCCCGCCAGCATACCGCCGGAAAGATTGACCTGGGCCTTTTCCCAGCCCCTTTGTTCCACCCAGCGGGCGCCGGCACCTCGATCACAAAGACCGAGTCCCTCCATCCACATGGGCAGTTGAAAGGCGTATTGGTCGCAGAGTTCCACCAGATCAAATGCAGACCCGGGATCTGTGATCCCGGCCCGTTTATAGGCCCTTTGGGCTGCGGCCTTAAGGGCGGCATTGGCGGTCAGATCCCGGTCCCCCAGAAAAAAGGAATCCATGGAGTTGCCCACCCCTGTAATCCATACCGGGGTATCGCAAAATTCATGCACCCTCTCTTCTGCGGCCAGGATCATGCCCACGGCACCGTCGGACACGGGATAGGCATGAAGTTTTCTAATGGGGTCAGCCAGAAAATCTGATCCCATGACCTCTTGTTTTGTGACCGGTGCAACTTCAGGCTGGTTTGGATTTTTAGCGGCCATCTCTCTGGCCCTGACCACAATATCAGCCAGATGGTCATCGGTCAGCCCAGTCTTTTCCCCGTATGCCTGGGCCTGAAGCCCGGCTGCCACACAGAAATCCAGACCCACCGGCCGGGTGAAGTAAGGATCAAAGGCCATATGGGTGACCATGTTCCGGCTTTGACCCTGGGATTCCTTGCAATGGCCCAAAAGCAGGACCACATCCTCCTGGCCGGACTGGATGGCGGCAAGGCCGTAATAAAGGGCCTGGATCCCTTCCTGGGCGATTTTTTCCTCGCACCCGAAATGACCGCCCAGAACATCGGTGAGCCCGTTGTCTGAAATGGTTCTGGCATCAAAAATATCGTCTGAACAGGAAATACTCATCCCGATTCCCTTTTCATCGTCAAAATCCACACCGGTCTGGGAGCGAAGATCGTCCAGGACCTCAACTACCATATTCTGAAACCGCTGCTCCCAGTTGTTCCGCTGGAACGGGGTTTGGGCAACCGCACAAATACCGACTCTTCTAGTCATTACACTTACCTCCTTAAGGTCTTCTCAAAACAATGGTTCAACTCTTTTCACAGGCCGAGTTGTTCAGGAAAAACAAATTGGGTCAGCCCGCATATTTCATGAATCACGTCTGCCTGAAATCGGGTTGCCCCATTGGCTTGTTCCGGATATAGCAATTCCAGAAATCCCCGGCTTTTATGGCCTTGAGTATCTTATCCCGGTCCCTGGGGGCATCCATCTCTATCCAGGCCCGGCCGCATCATAGACGGTTGTGAGAATCATCCGTGGCCACCTTGGGAAAGGGAAGCTGATCGGTTTCATACTCAGGAAAACGAAACCCCTTGGATGTGACTTCCACGGCATCTATGGGATGGGTTTGGACCAGCCCCGTGATCCGTTCAATCACCCGGCCCAGGGGCAGGTCCAGTTCCGAAGGATGGTTGAAAATATTCAGGGTTTCTTTGGGGCCGCTGATCTGGTTGATGTGGACATACCCCTTGTCAAACACGGTTTTTTCAACACCGCAAAAAACGATCATGTCGGTTTTAACGGCAGCCACATCTTTGTAACACTCTTTTTTCATGAGAAAATCATGGTCGGTCAGGGCGATAAAATCAAATCCCAGCCGCTCGTATACCCGAATGGCCTGGACAATGGTCAGCTCCCCGTCCGAACAGGTGGTATGGATATGCAGGCCGCCTTTTAAATGCACGGCCTGGACCCCATACCTGGATCTGCAGAATCTAAATTAAGGAAAAAAAAGATCATTTACCAATGCCCATGATCTCACGGGCCTGGTCAGGCGTGGCCACGGGCCGTCCTAAAAGACCTGCCACCTTGGCCGCACATTCCACCAGTTCATAGTTGCCCTTGGCCAATTCACCGTCAGGCATGCGCACATTGTCCTCAAGCCCCACCCGCATATGGCCGCCGAGCATGCAAGACTGCATGATGCAGGGAAATTCTGCCGTGCCCACCCCGCAGGTGGTAAAATTACAATTGTCCGGCAGGGCATGGTAAAGGGCCATAAAGGCATCGGGCCTGAACGCCTGGCCCCCGGCCACGCCCCAGACAAAGTTAAAATTCATGGGGTTGGAAAAAATCCCCTGCCGGCCAATGAGAAGGGTATTGTCCAGCCCGCCCATGTCGTAAATTTCAATTTCAGGGGTGACATTATTTTCCGCCATGGCCTTGCCGAAATCCTGGAGCATGGTAAAGGTATTTTCAAACACATAGTCCACCAGGATCTGCCTGCTCTTGCGGTCCAGCAGCCCGAAATTCATGGTATTGGTGTTTAAGGAAGCCATTTCCGGCCGGATCTCTATAATCTGGGTGATCCGCTGTTCAGCCGTCTTGCCCATGCCCACGGCAGAGCTTAAATTGACGATGAGTTCCGGGGTCCTCTCCTTGATGGCGTCATGGGTTTCTTTGATCAAGGCCACCTCATGGGTGGGCATCCCGTCTTCCTGCCGGGCATGGACATGGACCATGGCAGCCCCGGCCTCGTAGCACTTGGCCGCTTCTTGAGCAAATTCTTCCGGTGTATACGGCACTGCAGGATTATTGTTCTTAAAGGTGCCGGCACCTGAGAGGGCCGCGGTAATGATTACGTTTTCAGCCATGGGTTCTCTCCTTGTCTTAAATTTACAATGCTTATGCGTTCTTTACGTTTTGATCTGATGACAAACTTAAAAGCAACATTCATGCCAGGAACAGCTTGATGAATTTTATTCTTTAATTTTAAGTATTTATACAAAAGCCGTAAAAAAACAGTCACCGAACAAGATATCAATATATTGATAATTCACAGCATTCTGTGGTGAAACACCCAAAGGCATCCATCTCCTGGATTTGCCCAAACCCGGCCTAGTCGGGCCGGGACGGATCTTTCCCGGTTTTGGTATGGACCTTGCTATTATCTGAGCAGACCCAAGACATTTTTAAACCAATTGCTTTGAGCCCATAGGGAGAAAATTAAAATGGCCCAGGAACTTGCAGACAGACGGGATGTGGACTTTGTTCTTTTTGAACAGCTTGAAACCGAAAAAATACTCACCCATGACAAATTCAAGGGCATCAATAAAAAAGCCCTGGACATGGCCGTTTCAGAGGCAAGAAAACTGGCTGTCAAAGAGATCCTGCCCACCAATGTGCCCAGAGACCGGGAAGGGGTCAGGCTTGAAAACGGGCAGGTCAAAGTGCCCAAGTCCTTTCACAAGGCCTATAAACTCTATTGCGATGGGGAGTGGATCGCCTTTATGGACGATGAAAACGTAGGGGGACAGGGGATGCCTTCCAGCGTATGGGCTGCGGTCAGTGAATACTTTGTCTCGGCCAACCTGGCCTTTGCCATGTATCCCGGTCTTTGCCACGGCATCGGCAAGGTGATTGAACTCTACGGCACCCAGGACCAGAAAGAGATCTACCTTTCAAAACTCTACACCGGCCAATGGGGCGGGGCCATGCTCCTGACCGAACCCCAGGCCGGGTCCGACGTGGGAGAGCTGACCACCACGGCTGAAAAAACAGACAACAACACCTATGCCATCTCAGGATCCAAGATATTTATCACCGGCGGGGACCAGGACCTTACGGAAAATATCATCCACCTGGTTCTGGCCCGGATCAAGGGCGCCCCTGCCGGCACCAAAGGGATTTCTTTGTTTATCGTGCCCAAGATCAGGATCAATGCCGATGGAACGCCGGGCAGACCCAATGACGTAATCTGCACCGGGATCGAGGAAAAAATGGGGATCCACGGCTCTGCCACCTGCAGCCTATGTCCAGGCCCTGAACCATGCACGAGAACGGTGCCAGGGAAAAAACCTGCTCCAGGTCTTTGATCCCGGGGCGGGCCAGGCCCCGAGGGCGCATTCCTATTTTCCCGGTTTTAAAAAGGCCTGTCTTTTAGAGCAAAAAGAATGATATCCTCTGTTACGCTGAAATGAACATAAATGGATTGTGCTAATGAAGAAAGCTGAAGATTGTAATACTGTTGATGAAGTCCTTGCATGCCTCAAAAAACTGAAAGAAGATCCAAATCGCTTGGTTCGTAACGCTAACGAATTAGAACAGATGGAGCAGGAAATCCTTGAGTATACAAATCGGATAAGCGCCTTTTTTTTAAAAAAAAGATCCAGGCCTCAGTAGATTCCTCTGAACAGGTCGACCAAGAAAAAGAATTGATGTCCAATTGGCCGGGACGGATGAAAAGCGAAGGGCTTGAGACCGTTTGGATTCAGCTTTGTACAGATAGTTCGGTTGATATTCATGTTCGATACTATCGAAGGTCCTGTGACCGCCGAAAAGGAAAAAGATATAAAGGTGCATACGCTGGCTTAATCCTTCTTGGAATCCATGATCGCTGCTCGCCTGCTTTGGCTTCTATGGTGAGTTCTTGGTCAGCCTTATTAAGTTCTTTTGAAGAAGTCCGTCAAGTGCTTTGTGACCGTGGGATGACGTTGGGTATAAAGGTCATCCGTAAACTGACCTATCGGTACGCAGAGCGGGCTCGAGCCGAACAACAAGCGGGCCGAATCCCATTAAATGATAGAGATTTACTTGAAGGGCGGCGAGTCGTTATCAGCACTGATGGTGGCCGCACTCGGCTCAGAGAGAAGAAAAGGGGACCAAAAACCCAAAAGGATAGAACCCGATTTCGTGGGGCATGGCGAGAACCCAAGCTTTTGATCATTTATGTAGTGGACGCCCATGGAAAACAAGAAAAAAGCTTTTCACCATTTATTGATGGCTGTTTCAATGGACCGGATGGTGTATTCCACTTGTTAAAGGGTTATTTGAACTCCCTTCATATTCAGAACTCAGACAAAATACTGTTTGTTGCAGATGGGGCACATTGGATTTGGAATCGAATCCCCGGACTGCTAAAAGCATTGGGTTTGGCTCCTGAGCGTGTGTATGAACTTCTCGATTTCTACCATGCAGTTGAGCATCTGGGTACAGTAGCAGGCTTAAGGAAGACCTGGTCATCCAAGGAACGCAAACGCTGGGTATCGAAGCAGCGAGGTCTTCTGCTGAAGGGAAAGGCGATTGAGGTGGTACAGGCCGTCCAGAAGCTTTGTAGAGGCAGAAACAGTAAGGCTATCAAGACGGAACGGGATTATTTTGTGCGCAATGAACTGAGGCTTAATTTCTCAACTGTAAAAGCGTTGAACTTACCTATTGGCAGCGGTGCTATTGAAAGTTCGATTCGGAGAGTCGTGAATTTACGTCTTAAAGGTCCATGCATCTTTTGGTATCGGGAGAATGCAGAAAAAATGATTATGCTGCGATCATTTTATAAAGCAGGGCGTTGGAACTGCCTGAAGCAGATGGCAAACATGCACAATCCAGTGCCAGCGGTATAACCGGGAAAATGGGAATGCGCCCGGCCCCGATTATCCAGCACCCGGATGTCCGCCGGATGCTCATCTGGATGAAAGCCTATGTAGAGGGCATGCGCAGCCTGATCTATTATACGGCCATGGGCCTGGACAAATCAGAACTCAGCAAAACCCAAGAGACCAGGGACAAAAACAAGGGGATGGTTGAAATACTCACCCTCATTCTTAAATGCTATTGCTCTGAAAAAAGCTTTGAGGTCTGCACCCAGGCCCTCCAGGTCTTCGGGGGGTACGGATTTACCACAGATTATCCCATGGAACCGTTTTTACGGGATGCCAAGATCACCTCGATCTATGAAGGCACCTCAGGCATCCAGGCCATGGATCTTCTGGGCCGGAAACTGGGCATGAAAAAAGGACAATACTTCACAGACCTTTTGGGCGAGATCAATCAGACCGTTGAATCATCCGGAAAAATCAAGCCCATCGCCCCCCTGGCCGATGCCCTTGACCGGGCCGCAAGCCGGGCAGAGGAAACAGCCGTTCACCTGGGCACCCTGGCCATGGGGGATCTGCTGATCGGATGGATGATGCTCCAGCGGGCTGAAAAAGCCGCTGTCCAGCTGGAAAAAATCCTGGACGGCCTGGATGAAAAACAAAAACAAAACAAAATTTCTACCCATAAAAAGGCGGCCTTTTACCAGGGCCAGATCTCCACGGCCGAATTTTTCATCCACGGGGAACTTTCCGTAACCCTGGGCAAATTTGACGCCATCTGCGCAACCTGCGATGCCGCCGTAACAATCCCTGAAATGGCATTCGGCGCCTGACTAAAATTGCGATCCGGGGATTTAATTTACAGGCGGCAAAAGCCATTAAGGTCCCAGCTTCAAGGCAGAAAGGTTACCGCTGTAGTCGTCTACCGCAAAACCTTGATAACGAAGAAGATGGTTCCTTAATGGCTTTCCCAAAGGGTAAAAATTTAAAAAAATGATCCCAACACCACCAAAGACTCGGTCATCATTGCCGCCCAATGATTACAACCAATACTAAAGCCTGTTCATTTTTTTCAAAATTTTTATGCAACCCTGAAAGAAAATCTGCTATGGTTATTTTTTCAGATGCCTCAAAAAATCAAAGGCAGGCGTTAACCTTAATTGCCCAAGGAGTATATTTACCGTGGAAGAAAATAATATCA
It encodes:
- a CDS encoding OB-fold domain-containing protein, producing MTTTTEDCFTIDGKLALPYQYFAGRTSSRFIISIRDDKKIMGLKCNTCDKVFVPPRSSCEVCFEDISENWVELSNTGVVEGFTIVRYEEPHQPVKPPYITALIKLDGADTSFAHIVKGMPLSQMKKGLRVEAMFAKKTTGTIMDIDHFRPIDQGPKFELGYPYDQLEIGMFASFTKTISETDVYLFAGISGDFNPMHLNEEFAKTTPMGTRIAHGALPQCLIAPVLGMKLPGLGTIALEITTRFKAPTYFGDTITATGEVIEKLDERQWVKMGLTFTNQKMEVVATGQALVIPPPAQ
- a CDS encoding SCP2 sterol-binding domain-containing protein, translating into MSEETRDNRVADIFATMEDRVIPEGVAGISANFGYVITGENGGKWTVCVNNGEVRVVEGIVDPHVTTTCADTDWIDITLGKLDGMTAFSSGKLKVEGDLDILTKAARFFQKYSPPGAQEDGEELLVLKQVFSIPQTFSTGPVMGRFLNALKEKKILANKCPSCNRLQIPPREVCAECVVSCEEFVEIGPEGIISTPDVAYYASPDPLTGETRENPYCSCHFLLDGCRDHETMWHELKAEDIPRAKRGVRVRPVWNDVRVGTVTDIKYFEIIDD
- a CDS encoding PHP domain-containing protein yields the protein MHLKGGLHIHTTCSDGELTIVQAIRVYERLGFDFIALTDHDFLMKKECYKDVAAVKTDMIVFCGVEKTVFDKGYVHINQISGPKETLNIFNHPSELDLPLGRVIERITGLVQTHPIDAVEVTSKGFRFPEYETDQLPFPKVATDDSHNRL
- a CDS encoding 3-keto-5-aminohexanoate cleavage protein, yielding MAENVIITAALSGAGTFKNNNPAVPYTPEEFAQEAAKCYEAGAAMVHVHARQEDGMPTHEVALIKETHDAIKERTPELIVNLSSAVGMGKTAEQRITQIIEIRPEMASLNTNTMNFGLLDRKSRQILVDYVFENTFTMLQDFGKAMAENNVTPEIEIYDMGGLDNTLLIGRQGIFSNPMNFNFVWGVAGGQAFRPDAFMALYHALPDNCNFTTCGVGTAEFPCIMQSCMLGGHMRVGLEDNVRMPDGELAKGNYELVECAAKVAGLLGRPVATPDQAREIMGIGK
- a CDS encoding acyl-CoA dehydrogenase family protein — protein: MAQELADRRDVDFVLFEQLETEKILTHDKFKGINKKALDMAVSEARKLAVKEILPTNVPRDREGVRLENGQVKVPKSFHKAYKLYCDGEWIAFMDDENVGGQGMPSSVWAAVSEYFVSANLAFAMYPGLCHGIGKVIELYGTQDQKEIYLSKLYTGQWGGAMLLTEPQAGSDVGELTTTAEKTDNNTYAISGSKIFITGGDQDLTENIIHLVLARIKGAPAGTKGISLFIVPKIRINADGTPGRPNDVICTGIEEKMGIHGSATCSLCPGPEPCTRTVPGKKPAPGL
- a CDS encoding acyl-CoA dehydrogenase, producing the protein MRPAPIIQHPDVRRMLIWMKAYVEGMRSLIYYTAMGLDKSELSKTQETRDKNKGMVEILTLILKCYCSEKSFEVCTQALQVFGGYGFTTDYPMEPFLRDAKITSIYEGTSGIQAMDLLGRKLGMKKGQYFTDLLGEINQTVESSGKIKPIAPLADALDRAASRAEETAVHLGTLAMGDLLIGWMMLQRAEKAAVQLEKILDGLDEKQKQNKISTHKKAAFYQGQISTAEFFIHGELSVTLGKFDAICATCDAAVTIPEMAFGA